One stretch of Streptomyces hygroscopicus DNA includes these proteins:
- a CDS encoding ABC transporter substrate-binding protein yields the protein MRIRKTAAAATVVLALAATATACGGEKGTAGDKPKGGEVYSGDYTVAKDVKIDSSTLKAAQKRGKIVIGAKADQPFLGFQDTEGKRSGFDIEIAKMVAADLGFSADKITFKTVDSNVRETSISKGQVDYYVGTYTINDERKKQVGFAGPYYQAGADLLVRAEDKGKITGPDSIKGKKVCSIVGSTPLQEIKKPKYGAKTTELSKYSLCVKQLLDGQVDAVTTDDAILKGYAAQRSTKLHVVGKPFTEEPYGIGMNKNDKALRDAISDSLEKHIKNGDYKKAYEGTLGKSGSSYVAPKTPLPRY from the coding sequence ATGAGGATTCGTAAGACGGCCGCGGCGGCCACGGTGGTTCTCGCGCTGGCCGCGACGGCGACCGCCTGTGGCGGCGAGAAGGGCACCGCCGGGGACAAGCCGAAGGGCGGCGAGGTCTACAGCGGCGACTACACGGTCGCGAAGGACGTGAAGATCGACTCGTCGACCCTGAAGGCGGCGCAGAAGCGCGGCAAGATCGTCATCGGCGCCAAGGCCGACCAGCCCTTCCTCGGGTTCCAGGACACCGAGGGCAAGCGCTCCGGCTTCGACATCGAGATCGCCAAGATGGTCGCCGCGGACCTCGGCTTCTCCGCGGACAAGATCACCTTCAAGACGGTGGACTCCAACGTCCGCGAGACCTCGATCTCCAAGGGTCAGGTCGACTACTACGTCGGCACATACACCATCAACGACGAGCGCAAGAAGCAGGTCGGCTTCGCGGGCCCGTACTACCAGGCCGGTGCCGACCTGCTGGTCCGCGCGGAGGACAAGGGCAAGATCACCGGCCCGGACAGCATCAAGGGCAAGAAGGTCTGCTCCATCGTCGGCTCCACCCCGCTCCAGGAGATCAAGAAGCCGAAGTACGGCGCCAAGACCACCGAGCTGAGCAAGTACTCGCTCTGCGTCAAGCAGCTCCTCGACGGCCAGGTCGACGCGGTCACCACCGACGACGCGATCCTCAAGGGTTACGCCGCCCAGCGCTCGACCAAGCTGCACGTGGTCGGCAAGCCGTTCACCGAGGAGCCGTACGGCATCGGCATGAACAAGAACGACAAGGCGCTCCGCGACGCGATCAGCGACTCGCTCGAGAAGCACATCAAGAACGGCGACTACAAGAAGGCGTACGAAGGCACGCTCGGCAAGTCCGGCTCCTCCTACGTCGCC
- a CDS encoding arginine ABC transporter ATP-binding protein, with product MSEVSVTKDAAPVADALVALSGVNKHFGALHVLQDIDLTISRGEVVVVIGPSGSGKSTLCRTVNRLETIDAGSITIDGKPLPQEGKELARLRADVGMVFQSFNLFAHKTVLENVMLGQVKVRKTDKKAAEEKARTLLDRVGVGAQADKYPAQLSGGQQQRVAIARALAMDPKVMLFDEPTSALDPEMINEVLEVMQQLARDGMTMVVVTHEMGFARSAANRVVFMADGRIVEEAEPEQFFSNPRSDRAKDFLSKILHH from the coding sequence ATGAGCGAAGTATCGGTGACCAAGGACGCCGCACCGGTGGCGGACGCGTTGGTTGCGCTGTCAGGGGTCAACAAGCACTTCGGCGCGCTGCATGTGCTCCAGGACATCGACCTGACCATCAGCCGGGGCGAAGTGGTCGTCGTCATCGGGCCGTCCGGGTCCGGGAAGTCGACGCTGTGCCGCACGGTCAACCGGCTGGAGACGATCGACGCCGGGTCCATCACGATCGACGGCAAGCCGCTGCCCCAGGAGGGCAAGGAGCTCGCCCGGCTGCGCGCCGACGTCGGCATGGTCTTCCAGTCCTTCAACCTCTTCGCGCACAAGACGGTGCTCGAGAACGTGATGCTGGGCCAGGTCAAGGTCCGTAAGACGGACAAGAAGGCCGCCGAGGAGAAGGCCCGCACGCTGCTCGACCGGGTGGGGGTCGGTGCCCAGGCGGACAAGTACCCCGCCCAGCTCTCCGGCGGCCAGCAGCAGCGCGTGGCGATCGCGCGCGCCCTGGCCATGGACCCGAAGGTGATGCTCTTCGACGAGCCGACCTCGGCGCTGGACCCGGAGATGATCAACGAGGTGCTGGAGGTCATGCAGCAGCTCGCCAGGGACGGCATGACGATGGTCGTCGTCACGCACGAGATGGGCTTCGCCCGCTCCGCCGCGAACCGGGTGGTCTTCATGGCCGACGGCCGGATCGTCGAAGAGGCCGAGCCGGAGCAGTTCTTCAGCAACCCCCGCAGCGACCGGGCCAAGGACTTCCTGTCGAAGATCCTTCACCACTGA
- a CDS encoding transcriptional regulator → MRLLLVEDDNHVAAALSAILSRHGFEVTHARSGEEALQALLPDSGAPFGVVLLDLGLPDQDGFEVCGKIRKRTATPVIMVTARADVRSRIHGLNLGADDYVVKPYDTMELLARIHAVSRRTAPQDTGHGADEGPDGPHPPLRLGPVTIELPTRQVSVNGTTVSLTRKEFDLLALLAQRPGVVFRREQIISEVWRTSWEGTGRTLEVHVASLRSKLRMPALIETVRGVGYRLVAPAR, encoded by the coding sequence GTGAGACTGCTGCTCGTCGAGGACGACAACCACGTCGCCGCGGCCCTGTCCGCCATCCTCTCCCGGCACGGTTTCGAGGTCACCCACGCCCGCAGCGGCGAGGAGGCGCTGCAGGCGCTGCTGCCCGACTCCGGCGCCCCCTTCGGCGTCGTACTCCTCGACCTCGGCCTGCCCGACCAGGACGGTTTCGAGGTGTGCGGCAAGATCCGCAAGCGCACCGCCACCCCCGTGATCATGGTGACCGCGCGCGCTGATGTGCGCTCGCGCATACACGGGCTCAACCTCGGCGCCGACGACTATGTGGTCAAGCCGTACGACACCATGGAGCTGCTCGCCCGCATCCACGCCGTCAGCCGCCGCACCGCCCCCCAGGACACGGGCCATGGCGCCGACGAGGGCCCGGACGGCCCCCATCCGCCGCTGCGGCTCGGCCCGGTGACCATCGAACTGCCCACTCGCCAGGTCTCGGTCAACGGCACGACCGTCTCGCTCACCCGTAAGGAGTTCGATCTGCTCGCACTGCTCGCCCAGCGCCCCGGTGTCGTCTTCCGCCGGGAGCAGATCATCAGCGAGGTCTGGCGCACCAGTTGGGAGGGGACGGGGCGCACCCTGGAGGTCCATGTCGCCTCCCTGCGCTCCAAACTGCGGATGCCCGCCCTGATCGAGACCGTGCGCGGGGTGGGCTACCGCCTCGTCGCCCCGGCCCGCTGA
- a CDS encoding histidine kinase: protein MAGVLLALGFPLAGSVAAREQQRVVVDRIDDTARFAALAQFVTAGPTGAAGAEGGERLNTLRAELKRYHDLYGIRAGVFYRDRDAPPMAEAPGSWRLPDTGESARAFDEALAGRRSHDPPQVWPWQRGRLTVASPVVRDGDVVAVVVTDSPTGQMRSRTLHGWLVIGAGEGAAMLLAVGAAFRLTGWVLRPVRVLDTATHDIATGRMQSRVAAASGPPELRRLARSFNEMADNVEQVLEQQRAFVADASHQLRNPLSALLLRIELLALDLPDGHEEIASVRAEGKRLASVLDDLLDLALAEHSAADLRLTDIAELAADRVDAWLLVAEREEVGLAYTGPAAITGWADPVALSSALDAVVDNALKFTPEGAHVEVSARTDGDTVAIVVADGGPGLTEDELARVGDRFWRSSRHQNISGSGLGLSITRALLAAGGGTIDYAPNEPRGLRVTITVPRTGPGEHVKGPGPVRT, encoded by the coding sequence ATGGCGGGCGTGCTGCTCGCGCTCGGCTTCCCGCTCGCCGGGAGCGTGGCCGCCCGGGAGCAGCAGCGGGTGGTCGTCGACCGGATCGACGACACCGCGCGCTTCGCCGCGCTCGCCCAGTTCGTCACCGCCGGGCCGACGGGGGCGGCCGGCGCCGAGGGGGGCGAGCGGCTGAACACCCTGCGCGCGGAGCTGAAGCGCTACCACGACCTGTACGGCATCCGGGCCGGGGTCTTCTACCGGGACCGGGACGCGCCGCCCATGGCCGAGGCGCCCGGCAGCTGGCGGCTGCCGGACACGGGCGAGAGCGCCCGGGCCTTCGACGAGGCCCTCGCCGGGCGCCGCAGCCACGATCCGCCCCAGGTATGGCCCTGGCAGCGGGGCAGGCTCACCGTCGCCTCCCCCGTCGTCCGCGACGGGGACGTGGTGGCCGTCGTCGTCACCGACTCGCCCACCGGCCAGATGCGGTCGCGGACCCTGCACGGCTGGCTGGTCATCGGCGCGGGCGAAGGCGCCGCCATGCTGCTGGCCGTGGGGGCCGCCTTCCGGCTGACCGGATGGGTGCTGCGGCCCGTGCGCGTCCTGGACACCGCAACCCACGACATCGCGACCGGGCGGATGCAGTCGCGTGTCGCGGCCGCCTCGGGGCCCCCGGAACTGCGACGGCTCGCCCGCTCGTTCAACGAGATGGCCGACAACGTCGAACAAGTCCTGGAACAGCAGCGGGCGTTCGTCGCCGACGCCTCCCATCAGCTGCGCAATCCCCTCTCCGCGCTGTTGCTGCGCATCGAGCTGCTGGCGCTCGACCTGCCGGACGGCCATGAGGAGATCGCCTCGGTGCGCGCGGAGGGCAAGCGCCTGGCCAGCGTCCTGGACGATCTGCTCGACCTCGCCCTGGCCGAGCACTCCGCCGCCGATCTGCGGCTCACCGACATCGCGGAGCTGGCGGCCGACCGGGTGGACGCCTGGCTTCTGGTGGCCGAGCGGGAGGAGGTCGGGCTCGCCTACACCGGCCCCGCGGCGATCACCGGCTGGGCCGACCCGGTGGCCCTGTCCAGCGCGCTGGACGCCGTCGTCGACAACGCCCTGAAGTTCACGCCCGAGGGGGCGCATGTGGAGGTCTCGGCGCGCACGGACGGCGACACCGTCGCGATCGTCGTCGCCGACGGCGGCCCGGGCCTCACCGAGGACGAACTCGCCCGGGTCGGCGACCGCTTCTGGCGCAGCAGTCGCCACCAGAACATCTCGGGCTCGGGCCTGGGCCTGTCCATCACCCGTGCCCTGCTCGCGGCGGGCGGGGGCACGATCGACTACGCCCCCAACGAGCCCCGCGGGCTGCGCGTGACCATCACCGTCCCGCGCACCGGACCCGGTGAGCATGTGAAGGGGCCGGGCCCGGTGAGAACGTGA
- a CDS encoding methyltransferase type 11: MTMKNGRRWNNNIHYHPRILSAVPDGAQRALDVGCGEGMLARELRQAVPHVTAIDLDAASIDLGRAYRDDVDYILGDFLSHPFEPASFDVIASVAALHHMDGATGLARMRDLLRPGGVLAVVGLARNTLPKDLPHVLAGVAVGTVHRAMKGLWHHPSPIVWPPPVTYPEMRAMAAEILPGSHYRRHLLWRYSIIWRKPQS; encoded by the coding sequence ATGACAATGAAGAACGGCAGGCGGTGGAACAACAACATCCACTACCACCCCCGTATCCTCAGCGCGGTCCCCGACGGCGCCCAGCGCGCCCTCGACGTCGGCTGTGGCGAGGGCATGCTCGCCCGCGAACTCCGGCAGGCCGTGCCACACGTCACCGCCATCGACCTCGACGCGGCCAGCATCGATCTGGGCCGCGCGTACCGGGACGATGTCGACTACATCCTCGGCGACTTCCTGAGCCATCCCTTCGAGCCCGCCTCGTTCGACGTCATCGCGTCGGTGGCCGCCCTGCACCATATGGACGGTGCCACCGGGCTGGCCCGCATGCGGGACCTGCTGCGGCCCGGCGGTGTCCTGGCCGTCGTCGGCCTCGCCCGTAACACCCTGCCCAAAGACCTGCCGCACGTCCTCGCCGGTGTGGCCGTCGGCACCGTCCACCGCGCCATGAAAGGGCTGTGGCACCACCCGTCGCCCATCGTGTGGCCACCGCCGGTGACGTACCCGGAGATGCGGGCGATGGCCGCCGAGATCCTGCCCGGCTCGCACTACCGCCGTCATCTCCTGTGGCGTTACAGCATCATCTGGCGCAAGCCGCAGAGCTGA
- a CDS encoding IclR family transcriptional regulator: MLDKAVAVLDCFRPDGGAFRLTELSARTGLAKTTVFRLCADLVRLGLLERDAETYRLGGALFELGSLVPRRRDLREAALPFLQDLFEATHETVHLGVREGHEVVYVERIHGHDALRLPSRIGGRLPLTCTGVGKALLAFSGAELAEDVLAASLPRLTPHSIIDPDRLRTAIEQAQVAGLAYEEEEAASGVSCIAAPVFDGPTAVAALSVAVPRSRFRPAQLAPAVRTAALGLSRALRSGT, translated from the coding sequence ATGCTCGACAAGGCAGTGGCGGTCCTCGACTGCTTCCGGCCCGACGGCGGCGCGTTCCGTCTCACAGAACTGTCCGCGCGTACGGGGCTGGCCAAGACCACCGTGTTCCGGCTCTGCGCCGATCTGGTCCGTCTCGGCCTGCTCGAACGTGACGCCGAGACCTATCGGCTCGGAGGCGCTCTGTTCGAGCTGGGCTCACTCGTCCCGCGCCGACGCGACCTGCGAGAGGCCGCGCTGCCGTTCCTGCAGGACCTCTTCGAGGCCACCCACGAGACCGTGCACCTCGGGGTCCGCGAGGGCCACGAGGTGGTCTATGTCGAGCGCATCCACGGCCACGACGCCCTCCGGCTGCCGTCCCGCATCGGCGGCCGGCTGCCCCTGACCTGCACCGGCGTCGGTAAGGCGCTTCTGGCGTTCTCGGGCGCCGAGCTGGCCGAGGACGTCCTGGCCGCGTCCCTGCCCCGCCTCACCCCCCACTCGATCATCGATCCTGACCGGCTGCGCACTGCCATCGAGCAGGCCCAGGTCGCGGGTCTGGCCTACGAGGAGGAAGAGGCGGCTTCGGGGGTCAGCTGCATCGCCGCTCCCGTCTTCGACGGGCCGACCGCGGTGGCGGCGCTGTCGGTCGCCGTACCCCGCAGCCGCTTCCGGCCCGCGCAGCTGGCGCCGGCCGTCCGGACCGCGGCCCTGGGGCTGTCGAGGGCCCTGCGGTCCGGCACGTGA
- a CDS encoding (dimethylallyl)adenosine tRNA methylthiotransferase, whose product MDVQATKSYEIRTYGCQMNVHDSERLSGLLEEAGFVRAPEGTGEGEADIVVFNTCAVRENADNRLYGNLGRLAPIKARRPGMQIAVGGCLAQKDRDTIVKKAPWVDVVFGTHNIGSLPVLLERARVQEEAQVEIAESLEAFPSTLPTRRESAYAAWVSISVGCNNTCTFCIVPALRGKEKDRRPGDILAEVETLVAEGVTEITLLGQNVNAYGSDIGDREAFSKLLRACGKVEGLERVRFTSPHPRDFTDDVISAMAETENVMPQLHMPLQSGSDTVLKAMRRSYRQERYLGIIEKVRAAMPDAAISTDIIVGFPGETEEDFEQTLHVVREARFAQAFTFQYSKRPGTPAAEMEGQVPKAVVQERYERLVALQEEISWEENKKQVGRTLEVLVAEGEGRKDDATRRLSGRAADNRLVHFARPEEPVRPGDVVTVDITYAAPHHLLAEGPARGVRRTRAGDAWERRNAAGEKKPAGVMLGLPTVGAPPPLPAAPAAGCGCD is encoded by the coding sequence GTGGACGTTCAAGCGACCAAGAGCTACGAGATCCGCACCTACGGGTGCCAGATGAATGTCCACGACTCCGAGCGGCTCTCGGGCCTACTGGAAGAGGCGGGCTTTGTCCGCGCGCCGGAGGGCACCGGTGAGGGCGAGGCCGACATCGTCGTCTTCAACACCTGCGCGGTGCGGGAGAACGCCGACAACCGCCTCTACGGCAACCTCGGCCGACTCGCACCGATCAAGGCGCGGCGGCCGGGCATGCAGATCGCCGTCGGCGGCTGTCTGGCCCAGAAGGATCGCGACACCATCGTCAAGAAGGCGCCCTGGGTCGATGTGGTCTTCGGCACCCACAACATCGGCAGTCTGCCGGTGCTGCTGGAGCGCGCCCGCGTCCAGGAGGAAGCCCAGGTCGAGATCGCCGAGTCCCTGGAAGCCTTCCCCTCCACCCTTCCGACGCGGCGCGAGTCCGCGTACGCCGCGTGGGTCTCCATCTCGGTCGGCTGCAACAACACCTGCACCTTCTGCATCGTCCCGGCGCTGCGCGGCAAGGAGAAGGACCGCCGCCCCGGCGACATCCTCGCCGAGGTGGAGACGCTGGTGGCCGAGGGCGTCACCGAGATCACCCTGCTCGGCCAGAACGTGAACGCGTACGGCTCCGACATCGGCGACCGCGAGGCGTTCAGCAAGCTGCTGCGCGCCTGCGGGAAGGTCGAGGGCCTGGAGCGGGTCCGGTTCACCTCGCCGCATCCGCGGGACTTCACCGACGACGTGATCTCCGCCATGGCGGAGACGGAGAACGTGATGCCGCAGCTGCACATGCCGCTGCAGTCCGGCTCGGACACGGTGCTCAAGGCGATGCGCCGCTCGTACCGGCAGGAGCGCTACCTCGGCATCATCGAGAAGGTGCGCGCCGCGATGCCGGACGCCGCCATCTCCACCGACATCATCGTCGGCTTCCCCGGTGAGACGGAGGAGGACTTCGAGCAGACGCTGCACGTGGTGCGCGAGGCACGCTTCGCCCAGGCGTTCACCTTCCAGTACTCCAAGCGGCCCGGGACGCCCGCCGCAGAGATGGAGGGCCAGGTGCCCAAGGCGGTCGTCCAGGAGCGCTACGAGCGGCTGGTCGCCCTCCAGGAGGAGATCTCCTGGGAGGAGAACAAGAAGCAGGTCGGCCGCACGCTGGAGGTGCTGGTCGCCGAGGGCGAAGGCCGTAAGGACGACGCCACGCGGCGGTTGTCCGGCCGTGCCGCCGACAACCGCCTGGTGCACTTCGCGCGCCCCGAGGAGCCGGTGCGCCCCGGCGACGTCGTCACCGTCGACATCACCTACGCCGCCCCGCACCATCTGCTGGCCGAGGGCCCGGCCCGGGGCGTGCGGCGCACCCGCGCCGGAGACGCCTGGGAGCGGCGGAACGCAGCCGGGGAGAAGAAGCCCGCGGGTGTGATGCTGGGCCTGCCGACGGTGGGCGCCCCGCCGCCGCTGCCGGCCGCGCCCGCCGCGGGCTGCGGCTGCGACTGA
- a CDS encoding tRNA delta(2)-isopentenylpyrophosphate transferase yields the protein MNTAGHPPRVIAVVGPTAAGKSDLGVALARHLDGEVVNADSMQLYRGMDIGTAKLTEDERQGVPHRLLDIWDVTQTASVAEYQRLARAEMDRLLDEGRTPVLVGGSGLYIRGAIDALEFPGTDPAVRARLEAELEERGSGALHARLAAADPEAARAILPSNGRRVVRALEVIEITGRPFTANLPGHEAVYDTLQIGVDVERPELDERIALRVDRMWDAGLVEEVRLLEAAGLRSGRTASRALGYQQVLAALAEECTEEEARAETVRATKRFARRQDSWFRRDPRVHWLSGAADRRGELLASALALVERAVTA from the coding sequence GTGAATACTGCAGGCCACCCGCCGCGAGTCATCGCCGTCGTCGGCCCCACCGCGGCCGGAAAGTCCGATCTGGGCGTCGCGCTCGCCAGACATCTCGACGGCGAGGTCGTCAACGCCGACTCCATGCAGCTGTACCGGGGCATGGACATCGGCACCGCCAAGCTGACGGAGGACGAGCGGCAGGGGGTGCCACACCGGCTGCTGGACATCTGGGACGTCACCCAGACCGCGAGCGTCGCCGAGTACCAGCGGCTGGCCCGCGCCGAGATGGACCGCCTGCTCGACGAGGGTCGCACCCCCGTCCTGGTCGGCGGTTCCGGCCTCTACATCCGCGGGGCCATCGACGCGCTCGAGTTCCCGGGCACCGACCCCGCCGTCCGGGCCCGGCTCGAGGCCGAGCTGGAGGAGCGGGGCTCCGGGGCCCTGCACGCCCGGCTCGCGGCCGCCGACCCCGAGGCAGCCCGCGCGATCCTGCCCAGCAACGGCCGCAGGGTGGTCCGGGCGCTGGAGGTCATCGAGATCACGGGCCGTCCCTTCACCGCCAATCTGCCCGGGCATGAGGCGGTCTACGACACGCTCCAGATCGGCGTCGACGTCGAGCGGCCCGAGCTGGACGAGCGGATCGCCCTGCGGGTGGACCGGATGTGGGACGCCGGGCTGGTCGAGGAGGTCCGCCTGCTGGAGGCCGCCGGGCTGCGCTCCGGCCGTACCGCCTCCCGTGCCCTCGGCTATCAGCAAGTGCTCGCCGCGCTCGCGGAGGAGTGCACCGAGGAGGAGGCGAGAGCCGAAACCGTGCGCGCCACCAAGCGGTTCGCGCGCCGCCAGGATTCCTGGTTCCGCCGCGATCCCCGGGTCCACTGGCTCAGCGGAGCCGCCGACCGCAGAGGGGAACTCCTGGCGAGCGCGCTCGCGTTGGTTGAACGGGCGGTCACAGCCTGA
- a CDS encoding membrane protein produces MEAGPRDASQQSPHGDAGSLTPDGPDEAGALHETGAPVLDDGSEDPDGAGSVSGESFRELRPPRRLRIWQIAPIVGLAILGSLMFAFPLAFEFGDGGAVVAMLGLLLSSCAAGWGLMAARRVGYTWPGLPPRGSGRRPDWRFVVLYVAIVALLAALTFWRVARLR; encoded by the coding sequence ATGGAGGCCGGCCCTCGCGACGCATCGCAGCAATCGCCGCACGGAGACGCGGGGTCGCTGACCCCCGACGGCCCCGATGAGGCCGGAGCGCTCCACGAGACCGGCGCACCGGTCCTCGATGACGGATCCGAGGACCCGGACGGCGCGGGATCCGTCTCCGGGGAGTCCTTCCGGGAGCTGCGCCCGCCGCGCCGGCTGCGGATCTGGCAGATCGCGCCGATCGTCGGCCTCGCCATCCTCGGCTCGCTGATGTTCGCCTTCCCGCTCGCCTTCGAGTTCGGCGACGGAGGGGCGGTCGTGGCCATGCTCGGCCTGCTGCTGAGCAGCTGCGCGGCGGGCTGGGGCCTGATGGCCGCCCGCCGGGTGGGCTACACCTGGCCGGGCCTTCCCCCCAGAGGCTCCGGACGCCGCCCGGACTGGCGCTTCGTCGTCCTCTACGTGGCGATCGTGGCCCTGCTGGCCGCCCTCACCTTCTGGCGGGTCGCCCGCCTCCGCTAG
- a CDS encoding diaminopimelate epimerase: MSTAPRLSFLKGHGTENDFVIVPDLDGSLELSAAAVARICDRRAGIGGDGLIRVVRSSAHPEARAMADQAEWFMDYRNSDGSIAEMCGNGVRVFARYLQRAGLAEEGDLAVATRAGVRRVHIAKDAGDAAQPGEATAGPDGPITVVMGEATLPGPGPEAEITVTVGEHSWPARNVNMGNPHAVAFVDDLAQAGDLLAAPAVRPASAYPHGTNVEFVVDRGPRHVAMRVHERGSGETRSCGTGACAVMVAAARRDGADPAVTGHPVTYTVDVPGGRLVISERPDGTVEMTGPAVIVAEGELDPAWLGTDLG; encoded by the coding sequence ATGAGCACCGCACCACGGCTGTCCTTCCTCAAGGGTCACGGCACCGAGAACGACTTCGTCATCGTCCCCGACCTGGACGGCAGCCTGGAACTCTCCGCGGCCGCCGTCGCCCGGATCTGCGACCGCCGTGCCGGTATCGGCGGTGACGGGCTGATCCGCGTCGTGCGGTCCTCGGCGCACCCCGAGGCGCGGGCCATGGCCGACCAGGCCGAATGGTTCATGGACTACCGCAACAGCGACGGCAGCATCGCCGAGATGTGCGGCAACGGAGTCCGCGTCTTCGCCCGGTATCTGCAGCGGGCCGGTCTCGCCGAGGAGGGCGATCTCGCGGTCGCCACCCGGGCCGGAGTACGCCGGGTCCACATCGCCAAGGACGCCGGTGACGCCGCACAGCCGGGCGAGGCCACGGCGGGGCCCGACGGCCCGATCACCGTCGTGATGGGCGAGGCCACGCTGCCCGGGCCCGGCCCCGAGGCGGAGATCACGGTCACGGTCGGTGAGCACAGCTGGCCCGCGCGCAACGTGAACATGGGCAACCCGCACGCGGTCGCCTTCGTCGACGACCTCGCCCAGGCCGGTGATCTGCTCGCGGCCCCCGCCGTGCGCCCCGCGTCCGCGTATCCCCACGGCACCAACGTCGAGTTCGTCGTCGACCGCGGACCGCGCCATGTCGCGATGCGCGTGCATGAGCGCGGCTCCGGTGAGACCCGCTCCTGCGGCACCGGAGCCTGCGCCGTGATGGTGGCCGCCGCGCGCCGTGACGGGGCCGACCCGGCGGTCACCGGCCACCCCGTCACGTACACCGTGGACGTTCCCGGAGGGCGCCTTGTGATCAGTGAACGGCCAGACGGTACGGTGGAGATGACCGGCCCTGCCGTGATCGTGGCCGAGGGGGAACTGGATCCCGCTTGGCTGGGCACGGACCTCGGCTGA